One segment of Nostoc piscinale CENA21 DNA contains the following:
- a CDS encoding GxxExxY protein, producing MDRLVYAVIGAAIEVHQILGPGFLEEVYQEALIIEFLKRGIPHEFEKYVTVYYKGHEVGKGRLDFLVANSLIVELKAVQNLAPIHEAQVLSYLKMTKYRLGLLINFNVPLLKDGIKRIILSS from the coding sequence TTGGATAGACTTGTCTACGCTGTGATTGGAGCAGCGATAGAGGTACATCAGATTTTGGGGCCAGGGTTTTTAGAGGAGGTGTATCAGGAGGCATTAATTATAGAATTTTTAAAGCGAGGAATACCTCATGAGTTTGAAAAGTACGTAACAGTTTATTACAAAGGTCATGAAGTAGGCAAAGGTAGACTAGATTTTTTAGTTGCAAATTCTCTAATTGTGGAATTAAAAGCAGTCCAAAACCTAGCCCCCATTCACGAAGCACAAGTTCTTTCTTACCTAAAAATGACCAAATATCGTCTAGGACTCCTCATAAATTTTAATGTCCCTCTTCTCAAAGACGGCATCAAACGCATTATCCTTTCTTCTTAA
- a CDS encoding valine--tRNA ligase → MTATISNLPSLYDPFTTEAKWQKFWEENQVYKADPNHSGEPYCVVIPPPNVTGSLHMGHAFESALIDVLVRYHRMQGRNTLWLPGTDHASIAVHTILERQLKKEGKTRAELGREEFLNRAWQWKAESGGTIVNQLRRLGVSVDWSRERFTMDEGLSKAVVEAFVSLYNEGLIYRGEYLVNWCPATQSAVSDVEVESKEVDGNLWHFRYPLTDGSGYVEVATTRPETMLGDTGVAVNPNDERYKHLIGKTLTLPIMQREIPIIGDELVDPSFGTGCVKVTPAHDPNDFEMGKRHNLPFINILNKDGTLNANAGEFQGQDRFVARKNVVSRLEADGVLVKVEDYKHTVPYSDRGKVPIEPLLSTQWFVKIRPLADNALQFLDQQNSPEFVPQRWTKVYRDWLVSLRDWCISRQLWWGHQIPAWYAVSETDGQITDTTPFVVAKSADEAWEKAKAQFGENVQLQQDPDVLDTWFSSGLWPFSTLGWPEQTPDLAKYYPTTTLVTGFDIIFFWVARMTMMAGHFTEKMPFQTVYIHGLVRDENNKKMSKTANNGIDPLILIDKYGTDALRYTLVKEVAGAGQDIRLEYNRKTDESASVEASRNFANKLWNAARFVMMNLDGQTPAQLGQPVATELSDRWILSRYHQVINQTTSYINNYGLGEAAKGIYEFIWGDFCDWYIELVKSRLQPGADPTSRRTAQQILAYVLEGILKLLHPFMPHITEEIWQTLTQQPAESPQTLALQAYPQVNADLIDTALEAQFELLIGTIRTVRNLRAEADVKPGAKVKVNLQTGNFQEQQILKAGQAYIQDLAKVETLTIAGEQKSQTLAPAKSRWSWKTIGLIFVGLIFLRVGLAVANTVNQIPLVGTFFQLVGLGYSMWFIARSILFAKPKPVNTVSEQPTAVAEPVQASEQTIAGVVGTVQVVIPLTGVVDIETVRAKLEKNLSKVEAEAQSLRGRLSNPKFVDKAPADVVQGAKDALAEAEKQAEILRDRLQALQ, encoded by the coding sequence ATGACCGCAACTATCTCGAATCTTCCCAGTCTCTACGATCCCTTTACCACTGAAGCTAAGTGGCAAAAATTCTGGGAAGAAAACCAAGTTTATAAAGCTGACCCTAATCACAGTGGCGAACCTTACTGTGTCGTGATTCCGCCGCCGAATGTCACTGGCAGTCTGCACATGGGTCACGCTTTTGAAAGTGCGCTAATTGATGTTCTGGTACGCTATCACCGAATGCAGGGACGTAATACTTTGTGGCTACCAGGTACTGACCACGCTAGTATTGCTGTCCACACAATATTAGAAAGACAACTCAAAAAAGAGGGTAAAACTCGTGCTGAGTTGGGGCGTGAGGAATTTCTGAACCGCGCTTGGCAGTGGAAGGCGGAGTCTGGGGGAACAATTGTGAATCAGTTACGCCGCTTGGGTGTGTCGGTGGACTGGTCGCGGGAACGGTTCACGATGGATGAGGGCTTATCGAAAGCTGTGGTGGAAGCTTTTGTCAGTCTTTACAATGAAGGATTGATTTATCGTGGCGAATATTTGGTGAATTGGTGTCCGGCTACGCAGTCGGCGGTGTCGGATGTGGAAGTGGAATCAAAGGAGGTTGATGGTAATCTCTGGCATTTTCGCTATCCGCTAACAGATGGTTCTGGTTATGTGGAGGTGGCGACGACTCGACCGGAAACGATGTTGGGTGATACTGGGGTTGCAGTGAATCCCAATGATGAGCGATATAAGCATTTGATTGGTAAAACTTTAACTCTGCCAATTATGCAGCGCGAAATTCCGATTATCGGCGATGAGTTGGTTGACCCATCTTTCGGGACTGGTTGCGTGAAGGTGACACCAGCCCATGATCCCAATGATTTTGAAATGGGTAAGCGTCACAATCTGCCGTTTATTAATATTTTGAATAAGGATGGGACTCTCAACGCTAATGCTGGGGAGTTTCAAGGACAAGACCGTTTTGTGGCGAGAAAAAATGTCGTGTCTCGTTTAGAAGCGGATGGGGTTTTGGTCAAGGTAGAAGATTATAAGCATACCGTTCCTTATAGCGATCGCGGTAAAGTTCCCATTGAACCTCTCCTCTCGACTCAATGGTTTGTCAAAATTCGCCCACTAGCAGATAACGCCCTACAATTCCTCGACCAGCAAAATTCTCCTGAGTTTGTTCCCCAACGCTGGACAAAGGTTTACCGTGATTGGTTGGTAAGTCTGCGAGATTGGTGTATTTCTCGACAGTTGTGGTGGGGACACCAAATTCCCGCTTGGTACGCTGTGAGTGAAACAGACGGACAAATTACCGATACTACGCCGTTTGTGGTGGCTAAATCTGCTGATGAAGCTTGGGAAAAAGCTAAAGCCCAATTTGGCGAAAATGTCCAGCTACAACAAGACCCAGATGTATTAGATACTTGGTTTTCTTCGGGGCTGTGGCCGTTTTCCACTTTGGGCTGGCCGGAACAAACCCCCGATTTAGCTAAGTATTACCCGACGACTACCTTAGTTACAGGTTTTGACATTATCTTTTTCTGGGTTGCCAGAATGACAATGATGGCGGGTCATTTCACCGAAAAAATGCCGTTCCAGACAGTTTACATCCACGGTTTGGTCAGGGATGAAAACAATAAGAAAATGTCGAAAACGGCGAATAATGGGATTGACCCGTTGATTTTGATTGATAAATACGGCACTGATGCCCTGCGCTACACCTTGGTTAAGGAAGTGGCAGGTGCTGGTCAAGATATTCGCCTAGAATACAACCGCAAAACTGATGAGTCAGCCTCAGTAGAAGCTTCGCGCAACTTTGCCAACAAGTTGTGGAATGCGGCGCGGTTTGTGATGATGAACTTGGATGGACAAACCCCGGCACAATTAGGTCAACCCGTGGCGACTGAACTAAGCGATCGCTGGATTCTTTCTCGCTATCATCAAGTTATTAATCAAACTACCAGTTACATCAACAACTACGGCTTAGGCGAAGCTGCCAAGGGAATTTACGAATTTATTTGGGGCGATTTTTGCGATTGGTATATTGAGTTGGTGAAATCTCGCTTACAACCAGGTGCAGATCCGACATCCCGCCGCACCGCCCAACAAATCCTCGCCTACGTGCTGGAAGGGATTTTAAAGCTGCTGCATCCCTTTATGCCCCACATCACTGAGGAAATTTGGCAAACCCTTACCCAACAACCCGCAGAATCACCGCAAACTTTGGCTTTACAAGCTTATCCCCAAGTAAATGCCGACTTGATTGATACTGCTTTAGAAGCACAGTTTGAATTGCTAATTGGCACTATCCGCACAGTTCGCAATTTACGGGCAGAGGCGGATGTTAAGCCAGGGGCAAAAGTCAAAGTAAATCTGCAAACAGGTAATTTTCAAGAACAGCAAATCCTGAAGGCTGGGCAAGCTTATATTCAAGATTTAGCCAAAGTAGAAACTTTAACCATTGCCGGCGAACAAAAAAGCCAAACTTTAGCGCCCGCAAAATCTCGTTGGAGTTGGAAAACAATTGGCTTAATATTTGTGGGGCTAATTTTTCTGCGAGTTGGTTTGGCTGTAGCCAACACAGTTAATCAAATTCCCCTAGTTGGTACTTTCTTTCAACTTGTGGGTTTAGGTTATAGTATGTGGTTTATTGCCCGTAGTATATTATTTGCCAAACCTAAACCAGTGAATACTGTATCAGAACAGCCCACAGCAGTTGCAGAACCAGTACAAGCCTCAGAACAAACCATTGCTGGGGTAGTTGGTACAGTTCAAGTTGTCATTCCCCTAACTGGTGTTGTTGACATTGAAACTGTACGTGCCAAATTAGAGAAAAACCTCAGTAAAGTCGAAGCTGAAGCCCAGTCTCTCAGAGGCAGGTTAAGCAATCCTAAGTTTGTGGATAAAGCTCCAGCCGACGTGGTGCAAGGAGCGAAAGATGCCTTAGCTGAAGCTGAGAAACAAGCCGAAATTTTGCGCGATCGCCTCCAGGCATTACAGTAA
- a CDS encoding ArnT family glycosyltransferase, producing MRMKLSTFHVVDRWFNKIAQRPSLVVTLSVLWLMLIGWIGYGWNLGNVGLVDETEPLFAEASRQMFVTGDWITPFFNGVTRFDKPALIYWCQALAYSIIGVNEWAVRVPSAIAAIAVISLAFYTVQWHLAKQDAAEQIQRPTRRYITAAITSAVMALNPEMIVWGRTGVSDMLLTGCIASALLCFFLGYASKAGSREQGAKESALLPNKWYLACYVLIAGAILTKGPVGIVLPGIIILAFLLYLGKFREVMREMRPLLGLLIIFALAVPWYALVIWRNGWNYINSFFGYHNIDRFTEVVNGHSAPWYFYFLVVLLGFAPYSVYLPAAFVRLKFWQRSQWQSQERSQQLGLFAGIWFLGVFGFFTIAVTKLPSYVLPLMPAAAILVALFWSDYFPTPSASSSRTPQKFFWFSGWANVVLFSALSVAMFQITQLLGNDQAAPNFRQTLENSGIVELGGYIWLLTAISVAFLLITRRWQGIVSVNLLGFVAFLIIVLMPAMFLMDQERQMPLREISAVLSQVRQPNEEIVMVGFKKPSVVFYSHQQINFIKLTSEAVVYIQNQINTSPKSHSLLVLAEHRNLVRIDLQPDDYENLASKGAYQLIRISLKKNATKKARYFHRTRTESSPNYLGLTHKIKNQGFC from the coding sequence ATGAGGATGAAATTGAGTACTTTCCACGTTGTTGACCGATGGTTCAACAAGATAGCACAGCGTCCATCTCTAGTAGTGACTTTATCAGTTTTGTGGTTGATGCTGATTGGTTGGATAGGCTATGGGTGGAATTTAGGCAATGTTGGCTTAGTGGATGAAACAGAACCACTGTTTGCGGAAGCATCCCGACAAATGTTTGTCACTGGTGATTGGATTACACCGTTTTTCAATGGTGTGACTAGGTTTGATAAACCTGCTTTAATTTACTGGTGTCAGGCACTTGCCTACTCAATCATAGGTGTCAATGAATGGGCGGTACGTGTTCCCTCAGCGATCGCAGCAATTGCGGTTATCAGTTTGGCTTTTTATACTGTACAGTGGCATCTGGCAAAGCAAGACGCAGCCGAGCAGATTCAGCGTCCTACCCGTCGTTACATTACAGCTGCGATCACATCTGCTGTCATGGCACTCAATCCTGAGATGATTGTCTGGGGTAGAACAGGTGTCTCAGATATGCTACTAACTGGCTGTATAGCCTCGGCTTTGTTATGTTTCTTTCTGGGCTATGCAAGTAAAGCGGGGAGCAGGGAGCAGGGAGCAAAGGAGAGCGCCCTACTCCCTAATAAATGGTATTTAGCTTGTTATGTTCTCATTGCTGGGGCAATCTTAACTAAAGGCCCGGTGGGTATAGTTTTACCGGGGATCATAATTTTGGCTTTTTTGCTGTACTTGGGTAAGTTCCGCGAAGTTATGCGCGAAATGCGGCCACTGCTGGGGCTGCTGATTATTTTTGCTTTAGCAGTTCCTTGGTATGCCTTGGTAATTTGGCGCAATGGTTGGAATTATATTAATTCGTTTTTTGGATATCACAACATAGACCGTTTTACAGAGGTAGTGAATGGTCATTCAGCCCCTTGGTATTTTTATTTCTTGGTAGTCTTGTTAGGTTTCGCACCATATTCTGTGTATTTACCCGCAGCCTTTGTGCGACTGAAATTTTGGCAGCGATCGCAATGGCAAAGTCAAGAACGCTCTCAGCAATTAGGTTTATTTGCTGGCATTTGGTTTTTGGGCGTGTTTGGTTTTTTCACAATTGCTGTTACCAAACTACCTAGTTATGTTTTACCCCTAATGCCAGCAGCTGCGATTTTAGTCGCTTTATTTTGGAGTGATTACTTTCCTACACCATCTGCATCCAGTTCTCGCACTCCGCAGAAATTCTTCTGGTTCAGTGGCTGGGCAAATGTTGTTTTATTTTCAGCGTTATCTGTAGCGATGTTTCAAATCACCCAGTTACTAGGTAACGATCAAGCAGCACCTAACTTTCGCCAAACTTTGGAAAATTCTGGGATTGTAGAACTAGGGGGTTATATTTGGTTATTAACTGCCATCAGCGTGGCATTTTTATTAATCACTCGACGTTGGCAAGGAATTGTTAGTGTAAATTTGTTGGGGTTTGTGGCATTTCTAATTATTGTTTTGATGCCTGCAATGTTTTTGATGGATCAAGAACGACAAATGCCTTTAAGAGAAATTTCTGCTGTTTTGTCTCAGGTAAGACAACCAAACGAAGAAATTGTCATGGTTGGCTTTAAAAAACCCAGTGTTGTTTTCTACAGTCATCAACAAATTAACTTTATAAAATTGACTAGCGAGGCTGTGGTTTATATCCAAAATCAAATCAATACTTCTCCTAAATCACATTCATTGTTGGTTTTGGCAGAACATAGAAACCTTGTCAGAATTGATTTACAACCTGATGATTATGAAAATTTGGCTTCTAAAGGTGCTTATCAATTGATTAGAATTTCTTTAAAAAAAAATGCAACCAAAAAAGCAAGATATTTCCATCGTACCCGAACAGAAAGCTCCCCAAATTATTTAGGACTTACGCACAAAATTAAAAATCAAGGGTTTTGCTGA
- a CDS encoding DUF565 domain-containing protein translates to MQNTRINNLLDAIASSLRQIFRNPWRRLSLLIISFLFGFFLGTAISTIAGQKAELDIFVAAFLVMLTEVTSRIFYSRGFFARRALWVESLNILKVGFTYSLFVEAFKLGS, encoded by the coding sequence ATGCAAAATACTCGAATTAATAATTTATTAGATGCTATTGCTAGTAGTCTCAGACAAATATTTCGGAATCCTTGGCGTAGATTATCGCTATTAATTATTAGTTTTTTGTTTGGCTTTTTCTTAGGCACAGCTATTTCGACAATAGCAGGACAAAAAGCAGAATTAGATATTTTTGTCGCCGCATTTTTAGTGATGTTAACCGAGGTTACTAGCAGAATATTTTACAGTCGGGGCTTTTTTGCTAGAAGGGCGCTTTGGGTAGAATCTTTGAATATTCTCAAAGTAGGGTTTACTTACAGTTTGTTTGTGGAAGCCTTCAAGTTAGGCTCCTAG
- a CDS encoding glycerate kinase, whose protein sequence is MYSWLGEIIAEEISELTWQQAKAAALGDISRAQAFGITSANVDMMIQARSQLLKSVLPDFRQFYRTNLRANYEAMLVVLWDLWLPLGMKLAAHRQSLNRPLIQGILGVQGTGKTTMCQVLSLILQKLGYRSLSWSLDDLYKTYSDRLILLQQDPRLSWRGPPGTHDVDLGLNVLEQIRQGETSVTVPRFEKSLYAGAGDRTTPEIVTNIDIVLFEGWFVGVRPIDPKAFENTPPPIITDTDKVFARDMNQQLSNYLPLWDCLDSLILLYPTDYRSSLTWRKQAEQQMVAAGKSGMSDSQIEEFVNYFWRSLHPELFLKPMLRSPSVADVVIEISPDRTFGAVYQTEC, encoded by the coding sequence ATGTATTCTTGGCTGGGGGAAATTATAGCAGAGGAGATATCAGAGTTAACTTGGCAGCAAGCAAAAGCCGCAGCACTAGGTGATATATCAAGGGCGCAAGCGTTTGGGATCACATCAGCAAATGTGGATATGATGATCCAAGCCCGATCGCAGTTACTCAAATCTGTACTGCCAGATTTTCGGCAATTTTACCGAACTAACTTACGTGCCAACTATGAAGCCATGTTAGTGGTGTTGTGGGATTTATGGCTACCTCTGGGAATGAAATTAGCTGCACACCGTCAAAGCCTCAACCGTCCTTTGATTCAAGGAATTTTAGGAGTCCAAGGGACAGGTAAAACTACTATGTGCCAAGTTTTATCCTTAATTCTCCAAAAGTTGGGATACCGCAGTTTAAGTTGGTCATTAGATGACTTATATAAAACTTACAGCGATCGCTTAATTTTATTACAGCAAGACCCCCGCTTGAGTTGGCGGGGGCCACCAGGAACCCATGATGTAGATTTGGGGTTAAATGTTTTAGAACAAATTCGTCAAGGCGAAACTTCGGTTACTGTTCCTCGGTTTGAGAAATCCCTTTATGCAGGTGCAGGCGATCGCACCACTCCCGAAATTGTTACCAATATAGATATCGTATTATTTGAAGGTTGGTTTGTCGGTGTAAGACCCATCGACCCCAAAGCATTTGAGAACACGCCGCCACCAATAATTACCGATACAGACAAAGTATTTGCTCGTGATATGAATCAGCAACTGAGCAATTATCTGCCATTGTGGGATTGCTTAGATAGTTTGATTTTGTTGTATCCTACCGATTATCGCAGTTCCTTAACATGGCGCAAGCAAGCAGAACAACAGATGGTAGCAGCTGGTAAATCAGGAATGAGTGACTCACAGATTGAAGAATTTGTCAATTATTTTTGGCGATCGCTCCATCCAGAATTATTCCTCAAACCGATGCTGCGATCGCCTTCAGTTGCTGATGTGGTAATTGAAATTTCTCCAGACCGGACTTTTGGGGCAGTTTACCAAACTGAGTGCTGA
- a CDS encoding response regulator, with translation MTNIFQKNQSLVLIVDDEPFIRTQLRLALEREGYQIAEARDGVEALILFEQLQPQIVLLDAIMPGMDGFECCLRLQSFEQGKHTPVLMITGLEDQESVDHAFDAGAIDYVTKPIHWPVLRQRVKRLIQQSQLQQQLEAANQELQRLVTIDGLTQVASRRKFEEYFSQEWQRMAREQLPLSLILCDVDYFKSYNDTYGHRAGDRCLQKVAQAIKDSVKRPADLVARYGGEEFAVILPKTEIEGAMILADKICSVVRQLAIPHCNSQVSSYVTISAGVAEDIPQPGSDFQEIISAADRALYQAKIEGRDCFRQSTKQVSANFSLPRWGA, from the coding sequence GTGACAAACATCTTTCAAAAAAACCAATCTCTAGTTTTAATTGTTGACGATGAACCGTTTATCCGTACCCAACTACGACTGGCTTTAGAGCGAGAAGGCTATCAAATCGCTGAAGCCCGTGATGGTGTGGAAGCATTAATTTTGTTTGAGCAGCTGCAACCCCAGATAGTATTACTAGATGCCATTATGCCCGGTATGGACGGATTTGAGTGTTGTCTGCGGTTGCAATCTTTCGAGCAAGGCAAGCATACACCAGTATTAATGATTACGGGATTGGAAGATCAAGAATCAGTTGACCATGCCTTTGATGCAGGTGCAATTGATTATGTTACTAAACCAATTCACTGGCCTGTGTTGCGTCAACGAGTCAAACGCTTGATTCAACAATCTCAGCTACAACAACAACTAGAAGCCGCTAACCAAGAATTACAAAGATTAGTCACAATTGATGGTTTAACTCAAGTTGCCAGCCGCAGAAAGTTTGAAGAATATTTTTCCCAAGAGTGGCAGCGGATGGCACGAGAGCAATTACCGTTATCTTTAATTTTATGTGATGTGGATTACTTTAAATCTTACAACGATACTTATGGACATCGGGCGGGCGATCGCTGTCTGCAAAAAGTAGCACAAGCTATCAAAGATAGTGTAAAACGTCCCGCCGATTTAGTTGCTCGTTATGGTGGTGAAGAATTTGCTGTCATTCTACCTAAAACCGAGATTGAAGGAGCCATGATTTTGGCAGACAAAATTTGCTCCGTAGTGCGGCAGTTGGCAATTCCCCATTGCAATTCCCAAGTTAGTAGTTATGTAACCATTAGTGCTGGTGTCGCCGAGGATATCCCTCAACCTGGTTCTGACTTTCAAGAGATAATTTCTGCCGCTGATCGCGCTTTATATCAAGCCAAAATCGAGGGACGCGATTGCTTTCGGCAGTCTACCAAGCAAGTATCTGCTAATTTTTCGCTTCCCCGTTGGGGTGCATGA